CCCCTGCCCCCCTGGGGTAGGGGGCTGGGGGGTGGGGAGGCCCGCCGCCAGGCGCAACCATTCCAACGGGTCGCTCCAAAGTTCAGTCGAGAACCCGCCCCCGCCACCCCCGCTTCTCCACCCGCTGCAGGTCGGGCGTGTCCGCGATGCTCAGCAGGTACCGGGCGAGGCGGGGCAGTTCGTCGTCGGTGGGGTCGCCGGTCCAGGGAGTGACGCGGACGAGGTGGCCGTAGCCGGATGCCCAGTTTTGTGGTCGGTCGTCGATGGCGAGGATGCGTTCGCGGGGGTAGCGGGACCGTATCCAGTTGGCGCGGAGTTTCCGGGCGGGTTTGCGGGGTTGGAGGTCGCCGTGTTCGTCGCGGTGCCAGGAGCAGCGGTCGCGGTGCCAGAGGAACGCGGCGGTTTGGGTGAGGTCGAGGCCGGTTTCGGTGTGGATGAGTTGGAGTCCGGCGTGCATCCAGTCGGGTGTGGCGGCGGTCCAGATGG
This genomic window from Deinococcus sedimenti contains:
- a CDS encoding HAD family hydrolase; the encoded protein is MPPRALLILDLDETLWHGTPDPTHTTAHITLRPHLRDFLIGTHAAYDHAIWTAATPDWMHAGLQLIHTETGLDLTQTAAFLWHRDRCSWHRDEHGDLQPRKPARKLRANWIRSRYPRERILAIDDRPQNWASGYGHLVRVTPWTGDPTDDELPRLARYLLSIADTPDLQRVEKRGWRGRVLD